A window from Populus trichocarpa isolate Nisqually-1 chromosome 3, P.trichocarpa_v4.1, whole genome shotgun sequence encodes these proteins:
- the LOC7465858 gene encoding kiwellin-1: protein MKQVYPTFKYLLVLFVLLFTAGALVEAQKCKPSGKVKGKKPPKNQCNQDNGAECCEQGKFYTTYKCSPPVSAHTKGILTINSFEEGGDGGGQSECDGRYHDDDTPVVALSTGWFSNKKRCHHHITINGNGRSVKALVVDHCDSTRGCDGEHGYQPPCSNNIVDASKAVWKALGVNEKNKEWGWMDITWSDA, encoded by the coding sequence atgaagcaagTTTACCCAACTTTTAAGTATCTTCTAGTCCTCTTTGTGCTTCTTTTCACAGCTGGTGCATTGGTTGAAGCACAAAAGTGCAAGCCAAGTGGCAAAGTGAAAGGAAAGAAGCCCCCGAAAAATCAGTGTAACCAGGATAATGGCGCAGAATGCTGTGAACAAGGAAAATTTTACACCACCTACAAGTGTTCGCCACCCGTGTCCGCGCATACAAAGGGAATTTTAACAATAAACAGTTTTGAGGAGGGTGGAGATGGGGGTGGACAATCAGAATGCGATGGTAGGTATCATGACGATGACACTCCTGTGGTGGCACTGTCAACAGGATGGTTCAGCAACAAGAAGAGGTGTCACCACCATATCACCATTAATGGAAATGGAAGAAGCGTGAAGGCGTTGGTGGTCGATCATTGTGACTCTACTAGGGGATGTGATGGTGAACATGGTTACCAGCCACCGTGctcaaataatattgttgatgcCTCAAAAGCTGTTTGGAAAGCATTAGGTGTCAATGAGAAGAACAAGGAATGGGGATGGATGGATATCACCTGGTCTGATGCTTGA
- the LOC7458168 gene encoding acid beta-fructofuranosidase 2, vacuolar, with translation MADTSPLLPFSHSLGPGSTYSSIRWRSKIVLLLVFSGLFLVPLIVSIASNDNGFKQHVQYLQEDDQNVSFSPPKETTKPQILRPGSRGVSAGVSEKANVNLKGAQEKGYPQNDSMLSWQRTSFHFQPEKNWMNDPNGPLYYKGWYHFFYQHNPHAAVWGDIVWGHAVSRDLINWFHLPLAIVSDEWFDINGVWTGSATILLNGKIVMLYTGSTNESVQVQNLAYPADHNDPLLLKWVKYSGNPVLVSPPGIDPNDFRDPTTAWYTSEGKWRITIGSKANNTGIALVYDTEDFINFKLSGVLHGVPGTGMWECVDFYPVSKTGQNGLDTSANGPHVKHVVKTSLDDVRKDSYALGTYDDKTGKWYPDNPEIDVGIGIMLDYGMFYASKTFYDQDKGRRVLWGWVAESDTEVDDVKKGWASLQGIPRTILLDTKTSSNLLQWPVEEVERLRLKGKEFNNIEVKTGSVMPLELDGATQLDIAAEFELDKKALESTAESNVDFSCSTSGGAAQRGALGPFGLLVLADDSLAEHTSVYFYVAKGNNGTHKTFFCTDQSRSSVANDVKKEIYGSYVPVLEGEKLSVRILVDHSIVESFAQGGRTVITSRVYPTRAIYGAARLFLFNNAIEATVTSSLKIWQMNSAFIRRYSNEQ, from the coding sequence ATGGCAGACACAAGTCCATTGCTTCCATTTTCCCATTCTCTGGGCCCTGGTTCCACCTATAGTTCTATTAGATGGAGATCCAAGATAGTACTTCTCTTGGTATTTTCTGGTTTGTTTCTTGTTCCTTTAATTGTATCTATAGCTAGTAATGACAACGGATTCAAACAACACGTCCAATATTTACAAGAAGATGATCAAAATGTATCTTTTTCTCCGCCCAAAGAAACGACAAAACCGCAAATTTTGAGGCCAGGATCACGGGGGGTGTCAGCTGGTGTGTCAGAGAAGGCCAACGTGAATTTGAAGGGTGCACAAGAGAAGGGCTATCCTCAGAACGATAGCATGTTGTCATGGCAAAGAACTTCTTTCCATTTTCAACCTGAAAAGAATTGGATGAATGACCCTAACGGTCCTTTGTATTACAAGGGCTGGTACCACTTTTTCTACCAGCACAATCCACATGCTGCAGTATGGGGTGACATAGTTTGGGGCCATGCTGTATCAAGAGATCTAATCAACTGGTTCCACCTCCCATTGGCAATTGTTTCCGATGAATGGTTCGATATAAATGGTGTATGGACTGGCTCGGCGACTATTCTTCTTAATGGTAAAATTGTCATGCTATACACAGGATCCACTAACGAGTCAGTACAGGTACAAAATCTTGCCTATCCAGCTGATCACAATGATCCTCTCCTCCTTAAGTGGGTCAAGTACTCTGGCAATCCAGTTTTAGTCTCACCACCAGGCATTGATCCCAATGACTTCCGTGACCCGACAACAGCTTGGTACACTTCTGAAGGGAAGTGGCGCATCACAATAGGGTCAAAAGCTAACAATACTGGCATAGCTTTAGTCTATGATACTGAAGACttcataaattttaagttaagtggggtaCTTCATGGTGTCCCTGGAACTGGAATGTGGGAGTGCGTGGATTTTTACCCTGTGTCgaaaacaggtcaaaatggatTGGATACATCGGCTAATGGTCCTCATGTGAAGCATGTGGTGAAGACAAGCCTAGATGATGTTAGGAAGGATTCCTATGCCCTTGGGACATATGATGACAAGACTGGAAAATGGTATCCAGATAATCCAGAAATTGATGTTGGTATCGGAATTATGCTCGATTATGGTATGTTCTATGCCTCCAAGACCTTTTATGATCAGGATAAAGGAAGAAGAGTGTTGTGGGGTTGGGTTGCAGAGTCTGATACTGAAGTTGATGACGTAAAGAAAGGATGGGCATCTCTTCAGGGCATTCCAAGGACTATTCTGTTGGATACAAAGACTAGTAGCAATCTGCTTCAATGGCCAGTAGAAGAGGTAGAGAGGTTAAGACTAAAAGGCAAGGAATTCAACAACATAGAGGTTAAGACAGGGTCGGTTATGCCGCTTGAACTTGACGGTGCCACACAACTAGACATTGCTGCTGAGTTTGAGTTGGACAAGAAGGCCTTAGAGAGCACAGCTGAATCCAATGTGGACTTCAGCTGCAGCACCAGTGGTGGGGCTGCTCAACGTGGTGCATTAGGACCGTTTGGTCTTCTGGTTCTTGCAGATGACAGCCTAGCTGAGCACACTTCTGTATACTTCTATGTTGCTAAAGGAAATAATGGCACCCACAAAACTTTCTTCTGCACTGACCAGTCAAGGTCTTCAGTGGCAAATGACGTTAAGAAAGAAATTTATGGAAGTTATGTTCCAGTTTTAGAGGGTGAAAAATTATCTGTTAGGATACTGGTGGATCATTCGATAGTCGAAAGTTTTGCTCAAGGTGGTCGGACAGTTATCACATCACGGGTTTATCCAACAAGGGCAATCTATGGTGCTGCTAGGCTTTTTCTATTCAACAACGCCATTGAGGCTACCGTCACTTCCTCACTCAAGATATGGCAAATGAATTCTGCATTTATACGCCGTTATTCTAACGAACAGTAG